The Mercurialis annua linkage group LG8, ddMerAnnu1.2, whole genome shotgun sequence genome window below encodes:
- the LOC126660327 gene encoding uncharacterized protein LOC126660327 isoform X4, protein MSAASSTTAVPHLDKVDFLKLQNGSDVRGVAVAGVEGEPVTLTEPVTEAIASGFAAWLLEKKKADGPKQLRVSIGHDSRISAQTLQDAVSRGIAGAGQDVVQYGLASTPAMFNSTLTKAEECLCPVDGAIMITASHLPYNRNGFKFFTNAGGLGKADIKDILERAADIYQSLTDEGLKKSRQASASAKRVDYMEIYTSDLVKAVRKAAGNTEKPLEGFHIVVDAGNGAGGFFAAKVLEPLGAITSGSQFLEPDGLFPNHIPNPEDKEAMRAITKAVLENKADLGIIFDTDVDRSAAVDSIGREFNRNRLIALMSAIVLEEHPGTTIVTDSVTSDGLTTFIEKKLGGKHHRFKRGYKNVIDEAIRLNSVGEESHLAIETSGHGALKENNWLDDGAYLMVKLLNKLASARASGVGGGSKVLTDLVEGLQEPAVAVELRLKINQNHVDLKGGSFREYGEAILKHLENSVDTDPKLQKAPVNYEGIRVSGYGGWFLLRLSLHDPVLPLNIEGPSKEDALKLGLAVASAVKEFHALDTSALDKFIQPS, encoded by the exons ATGTCTG CTGCTTCTTCTACAACGGCAGTTCCACACCTTGACAAAGTTGATTTTCTGAAGCTTCAGAATGGCAG TGATGTTCGAGGTGTAGCTGTCGCTGGCGTTGAGGGAGAACCTGTTACCTTGACCGAACCAGTAACAGAGGCAATAGCATCTGGCTTTGCGGCATGGTTATTGGAAAAGAAAAAGGCTGATGGTCCCAAACAGTTGAGAGTTTCTATTGGTCACGATTCCCGAATATCTGCACAAACTTTACAG GATGCTGTTTCTCGAGGTATTGCTGGTGCCGGCCAGGATGTTGTTCAATATGG ATTGGCATCTACCCCAGCAATGTTTAATAGCACACTCACTAAAGCCGAAGAATGTTTATGCCCAGTTGATGGAGCTATAATGATTACTG CTAGTCATCTTCCATACAACCGGAATGGTTTCAAATTCTTCACAAATGCTGGAGGGCTTGGGAAGGCCGATATTAAAGACATTTTAGAGCGTGCTGCAGATATATACCAGAGTCTTACAGATGAAGGTTTAAAGAAGTCGAGACAGGCTTCTGCATCTGCAAAGAGAGTTGACTACATGGAAATTTATACATCTGATCTTGTGAAGGCAGTCCGTAAAGCTGCAGGAAATACAG AGAAGCCATTGGAGGGGTTCCATATAGTTGTAGATGCAGGAAATGGAGCAGGAGGATTTTTTGCC GCAAAAGTTCTTGAACCTCTTGGGGCTATCACTTCTGGAAGTCAGTTCTTGGAACCAGATG GTTTGTTCCCCAATCATATTCCCAACCCAGAGGACAAGGAAGCAATGAGAGCTATCACTAAGGCAGTCCTTGAAAACAAGGCTGATCTGGGCATAATATTTGATACTGATGTTGATAG ATCTGCTGCTGTGGACTCCATTGGTCGCGAGTTCAACCGGAATCGTCTTATTGCTTTGATGTCAGCAATAGTTTTGGAGGAA CATCCAGGAACAACTATTGTGACAGACAGTGTGACTTCAGATGGGCTGACTacatttattgaaaaaaaactTG GGGGAAAGCACCATCGTTTCAAAAGAGGCTACAAAAATGTTATTGATGAAGCAATTCGCTTG AACTCGGTCGGTGAGGAGTCACATCTAGCTATTGAAACTAGTGGCCATGGAGCTCTCAAGGAAAACAACTGGCTAGATGACGGGGCCTACCTCATG GTCAAACTCTTAAATAAACTAGCTTCAGCCAGAGCTTCAGGAGTTGGCGGTGGTAGTAAAGTTTTGACCGATCTAGTGGAAGGTCTCCAGGAACCAGCAGTAGCTGTGGAGTTAAGACTGAAAATCAATCAGAATCATGTAGATCTTAAAGGAGG ATCTTTCCGGGAATATGGAGAGGCAATTCTAAAACACTTGGAGAACTCTGTGGATACAGACCCAAAGCTTCAAAAAGCTCCTGTTAACTACGAAGGG ATTCGAGTTTCTGGTTACGGTGGGTGGTTCCTTCTCAGACTATCACTCCATGATCCAGTTCTTCCACTTAATATTGAG GGACCTAGCAAAGAAGATGCTCTCAAACTTGGACTCGCTGTGGCTTCTGCTGTCAAGGAATTTCATGCTCTGGACACTTCTGCCTTGGACAAATTCATCCAGCCATCCTAG
- the LOC126660328 gene encoding ubiquitin-like protein 5, producing the protein MIEVVLNDRLGKKVRVKCNDDDTIGDLKKLVAAQTGTRAEKIRIQKWYNVYKDHITLRDYEIHDGMGLELYYN; encoded by the coding sequence ATGATCGAGGTAGTCTTAAACGACCGATTAGGTAAGAAGGTAAGAGTGAAGTGCAACGACGACGACACGATCGGCGACCTAAAGAAACTCGTCGCCGCGCAAACCGGAACTCGGGCTGAAAAGATCCGGATTCAGAAGTGGTACAATGTTTACAAGGATCATATTACACTCAGAGATTACGAGATTCATGACGGCATGGGCCTCGAGCTCTACTACAATTAA
- the LOC126660327 gene encoding uncharacterized protein LOC126660327 isoform X2 yields the protein MSAMSGKIVQNVFLAQNRPNLYETQYCRRDCCPHYNTRNSLPFYGGKLAWTTTSLSSMQMNTLSYYQSGFVNRGTFSCNAASSTTAVPHLDKVDFLKLQNGSDVRGVAVAGVEGEPVTLTEPVTEAIASGFAAWLLEKKKADGPKQLRVSIGHDSRISAQTLQDAVSRGIAGAGQDVVQYGLASTPAMFNSTLTKAEECLCPVDGAIMITASHLPYNRNGFKFFTNAGGLGKADIKDILERAADIYQSLTDEGLKKSRQASASAKRVDYMEIYTSDLVKAVRKAAGNTEKPLEGFHIVVDAGNGAGGFFAAKVLEPLGAITSGSQFLEPDGLFPNHIPNPEDKEAMRAITKAVLENKADLGIIFDTDVDRSAAVDSIGREFNRNRLIALMSAIVLEEHPGTTIVTDSVTSDGLTTFIEKKLGGKHHRFKRGYKNVIDEAIRLNSVGEESHLAIETSGHGALKENNWLDDGAYLMVKLLNKLASARASGVGGGSKVLTDLVEGLQEPAVAVELRLKINQNHVDLKGGSFREYGEAILKHLENSVDTDPKLQKAPVNYEGIRVSGYGGWFLLRLSLHDPVLPLNIEGPSKEDALKLGLAVASAVKEFHALDTSALDKFIQPS from the exons ATGTCTG CAATGTCAGGGAAGATTGTTCAAAATGTTTTTCTAGCACAGAATAGACCGAACCTGTACGAGACCCAATACTGTCGAAGGGACTGTTGTCCCCATTATAACACCCGCAACTCACTTCCCTTCTATGGAGGGAAGTTAGCATGGACTACTACTAGCTTATCTTCCATGCAAATGAACACGTTATCCTATTACCAGAGTGGTTTTGTTAACCGAGGAACTTTTTCCTGCAATG CTGCTTCTTCTACAACGGCAGTTCCACACCTTGACAAAGTTGATTTTCTGAAGCTTCAGAATGGCAG TGATGTTCGAGGTGTAGCTGTCGCTGGCGTTGAGGGAGAACCTGTTACCTTGACCGAACCAGTAACAGAGGCAATAGCATCTGGCTTTGCGGCATGGTTATTGGAAAAGAAAAAGGCTGATGGTCCCAAACAGTTGAGAGTTTCTATTGGTCACGATTCCCGAATATCTGCACAAACTTTACAG GATGCTGTTTCTCGAGGTATTGCTGGTGCCGGCCAGGATGTTGTTCAATATGG ATTGGCATCTACCCCAGCAATGTTTAATAGCACACTCACTAAAGCCGAAGAATGTTTATGCCCAGTTGATGGAGCTATAATGATTACTG CTAGTCATCTTCCATACAACCGGAATGGTTTCAAATTCTTCACAAATGCTGGAGGGCTTGGGAAGGCCGATATTAAAGACATTTTAGAGCGTGCTGCAGATATATACCAGAGTCTTACAGATGAAGGTTTAAAGAAGTCGAGACAGGCTTCTGCATCTGCAAAGAGAGTTGACTACATGGAAATTTATACATCTGATCTTGTGAAGGCAGTCCGTAAAGCTGCAGGAAATACAG AGAAGCCATTGGAGGGGTTCCATATAGTTGTAGATGCAGGAAATGGAGCAGGAGGATTTTTTGCC GCAAAAGTTCTTGAACCTCTTGGGGCTATCACTTCTGGAAGTCAGTTCTTGGAACCAGATG GTTTGTTCCCCAATCATATTCCCAACCCAGAGGACAAGGAAGCAATGAGAGCTATCACTAAGGCAGTCCTTGAAAACAAGGCTGATCTGGGCATAATATTTGATACTGATGTTGATAG ATCTGCTGCTGTGGACTCCATTGGTCGCGAGTTCAACCGGAATCGTCTTATTGCTTTGATGTCAGCAATAGTTTTGGAGGAA CATCCAGGAACAACTATTGTGACAGACAGTGTGACTTCAGATGGGCTGACTacatttattgaaaaaaaactTG GGGGAAAGCACCATCGTTTCAAAAGAGGCTACAAAAATGTTATTGATGAAGCAATTCGCTTG AACTCGGTCGGTGAGGAGTCACATCTAGCTATTGAAACTAGTGGCCATGGAGCTCTCAAGGAAAACAACTGGCTAGATGACGGGGCCTACCTCATG GTCAAACTCTTAAATAAACTAGCTTCAGCCAGAGCTTCAGGAGTTGGCGGTGGTAGTAAAGTTTTGACCGATCTAGTGGAAGGTCTCCAGGAACCAGCAGTAGCTGTGGAGTTAAGACTGAAAATCAATCAGAATCATGTAGATCTTAAAGGAGG ATCTTTCCGGGAATATGGAGAGGCAATTCTAAAACACTTGGAGAACTCTGTGGATACAGACCCAAAGCTTCAAAAAGCTCCTGTTAACTACGAAGGG ATTCGAGTTTCTGGTTACGGTGGGTGGTTCCTTCTCAGACTATCACTCCATGATCCAGTTCTTCCACTTAATATTGAG GGACCTAGCAAAGAAGATGCTCTCAAACTTGGACTCGCTGTGGCTTCTGCTGTCAAGGAATTTCATGCTCTGGACACTTCTGCCTTGGACAAATTCATCCAGCCATCCTAG
- the LOC126661426 gene encoding auxin response factor 18-like: protein MMRDFGVLKSQKENLRVVEKCLDSQLWHACAGGMVQMPSLNAKVFYFPQGHAEHAQGNVDFSSFQISGMIPCKVSGVKFLADPETDEVFARIRLVPLSDREIVFADDECDEGLFSGGESQEKPTSFAKTLTQSDANNGGGFSVPRYCAEAIFPKLDYSVEPPVQTILAKDVLGETWKFRHIFRGTPRRHLLTTGWSNFVNQKKLVAGDSIVFLRAENGDLCVGIRRAKRGIGDGNECPSGWNAFGGYASGFLREDENKLMMRNNNGDNKSKLKGESVIQAAILAANGQPFEVVYYPRASTPEFCVRASAVRAAMQIRWCPGMRFKMPFETEDSSRISWFMGTISSVQVADPIRWPNSPWRLLQVAWDEPDLLQNVKRVSPWLVELVSNMPAIHLSPFSPPRKKLRIPTPADFSLIDQLPMPSFVSNPLSSNSPLCCVSDNVPAGIQGARHAQFGLSSADLHINKLQSGPFPVRFQQLDYAAPTSRISDFNFESDTENRENISCFLTMGNPSLSPKESNENKAPHILLFGQLIFPDPQSSQSCSGDTNGNSSSDGNLERTTNIFEGSVSASHQTTTLENSSDEGSPSYKDHWKNDLGLETGHCKVFMESEDVGRTLDLSVLGSYEELYGKLAKMFEIESSDMLSNVLYLDATGATKRTGGEPFSEFLKTARRLTVLTDSGSESLAR from the exons agaGAATTTAAGAGTTGTGGAGAAGTGTTTAGATTCTCAATTATGGCATGCTTGTGCTGGTGGAATGGTTCAAATGCCATCTTTGAATGCTAAAGTGTTTTATTTTCCTCAAGGGCATGCTGAACATGCTCAAGGAAATGTTGATTTTAGTAGTTTTCAGATTTCTGGTATGATTCCTTGTAAGGTTTCTGGTGTTAAGTTCTTGGCAGATCCCGAAACTGATGAGGTTTTTGCTAGAATTAGATTGGTTCCTTTGAGTGATAGGGAGATTGTGTTTGCTGATGATGAGTGTGATGAGGGTTTGTTTAGTGGAGGTGAGTCTCAAGAGAAGCCTACTTCTTTTGCCAAGACATTGACTCAGTCTGATGCGAATAACGGGGGCGGATTCTCGGTGCCTCGTTATTGCGCGGAGGCTATCTTTCCGAAATTGGATTATAGCGTTGAGCCTCCAGTGCAGACCATTCTTGCTAAGGATGTTCTTGGTGAGACTTGGAAGTTTAGGCATATTTTTAGAGGGACTCCGCGGCGGCATTTGTTGACCACCGGGTGGAGTAATTTTGTGAATCAGAAGAAGCTTGTTGCTGGGGATTCGATTGTGTTCTTGAGGGCTGAGAATGGGGATCTTTGTGTGGGGATTAGACGGGCCAAGAGAGGGATCGGTGATGGAAATGAGTGCCCGTCTGGGTGGAATGCTTTTGGGGGTTATGCTTCCGGGTTTTTGAGGGAAGATGAGAATAAATTGATGATGAGGAATAATAACGGCGATAATAAGAGCAAACTGAAAGGTGAGTCTGTTATTCAGGCTGCAATTCTCGCTGCCAATGGTCAACCGTTTGAGGTTGTTTACTATCCGAGAGCAAGCACTCCGGAGTTTTGTGTTAGGGCGTCGGCTGTGAGGGCTGCGATGCAGATTCGATGGTGTCCTGGGATGAGATTTAAAATGCCTTTCGAGACTGAGGATTCATCCCGGATTAGCTGGTTCATGGGAACTATATCTTCTGTTCAGGTTGCTGATCCCATTCGCTGGCCTAATTCTCCATGGCGGCTTCTTCAG GTGGCATGGGATGAGCCGGATTTGCTCCAGAATGTAAAGCGTGTCAGCCCATGGTTAGTTGAGTTGGTATCAAACATGCCAGCTATTCATTTGTCGCCCTTCTCCCCTCCGAGAAAAAAGTTGAGAATTCCAACACCCGCGGACTTCTCCTTAATCGACCAGCTTCCGATGCCATCATTTGTTAGCAACCCTCTCAGTTCAAACAGTCCCTTATGCTGTGTCTCAGATAATGTTCCTGCAGGCATACAGGGAGCCAGGCATGCTCAATTTGGACTATCTTCGGCAGATCTCCATATCAACAAACTGCAGTCGGGTCCTTTTCCAGTTCGGTTTCAGCAGCTTGATTACGCTGCCCCAACTTCTAGAATCTCTGATTTCAATTTCGAAAGTGATACTGAAAACAGAGAGAATATCTCTTGTTTTTTGACGATGGGTAATCCTTCGTTGAGCCCGAAGGAAAGCAATGAAAATAAGGCGCCGCACATCTTATTGTTCGGTCAGCTTATTTTCCCCGACCCCCAGAGTTCTCAGAGTTGTTCCGGTGACACTAATGGAAATAGTTCATCCGATGGGAATCTCGAGAGGACAACAAATATTTTCGAAGGTTCTGTTTCTGCAAGTCATCAGACTACTACACTCGAAAATTCCTCTGATGAAGGGTCTCCCTCTTACAAGGATCATTGGAAAAATGATCTCGGTTTAGAAACGGGTCATTGCAAGGTCTTCATGGAATCAGAAGACGTTGGTCGAACCCTTGATTTATCAGTCCTCGGTTCATACGAAGAACTGTATGGGAAATTAGCAAAGATGTTTGAAATAGAGAGCTCAGATATGCTCAGCAATGTTCTTTACCTCGACGCAACAGGCGCCACTAAACGCACCGGAGGGGAACCATTTAG TGAGTTTTTGAAGACAGCACGGAGACTAACCGTTCTTACAGATTCCGGTAGCGAAAGTTTAGCGAGATAG
- the LOC126659590 gene encoding uncharacterized protein LOC126659590, producing MRSIIPLGIAVCPTSLTKNQFSSRVSHHSNNIFKSGICRASQVVDLFPTMSPEIVVREARLEDCWEVAETHCTAFFPGYSFPLDFALRINRLIGLLSGFSLPHGCRRTCLVAVVGGSSDETFCLGDEDLKIGGLGGKFCLNKGYVAGILTLDTVADFLPRRGPLLQRRTGIGYISNVAVREKYRQKGIAKRLVAKAEAQAKSWGCRAIALHCDLNNPGATKLYKGQGFKCIQVPEGANWPQPRASPDVEFSFMMKLLRNRR from the exons ATGAGGTCTATAATACCATTGGGAATTGCAGTATGCCCAACCTCTTTAACCAAGAACCAATTTTCTTCCAGGGTTTCACATCATTCTAATAATATCTTCAAATCAG GAATATGCAGAGCCAGTCAAGTGGTTGATTTATTCCCTACTATGTCACCAGAGATTGTTGTAAGAGAGGCGAGGTTAGAAGATTGTTGGGAAGTGGCTGAGACTCACTGCACTGCCTTTTTCCCGGGCTACTCATTCCCTCTAGATTTTGCATTGAGGATTAATAGGCTGATTGGATTGTTATCAGGATTCTCGTTACCGCATGGGTGTCGAAGAACTTGTTTGGTTGCTGTAGTTGGTGGTTCAAGCGATGAAACATTCTGCTTAGGAGACGAAGATCTTAAAATCGGAGGACTTGGTGGGAAATTCTGTCTTAACAAAGGATATGTTGCTGGGATTTTGACATTGGATACGGTGGCGGATTTTCTTCCAAGAAGAGGCCCTCTTCTACAGAGAAG GACTGGTATTGGCTACATATCGAATGTTGCAGTCCGAGAGAAATACCGTCAGAAGGGAATAGCTAAGAGACTTGTAGCAAAGGCAGAGGCTCAAGCCAAGAGTTGGGGATGCCGAGCCATTGCTTTACATTGTGATCTGAACAATCCTGGAGCTACAAAATTGTACAAAGGTCAGGGTTTCAAATGTATCCAGGTACCGGAAGGAGCTAATTGGCCCCAACCAAGGGCATCACCGGATGTCGAGTTCAGTTTCATGATGAAGCTTCTAAGAAACCGAAGATAA
- the LOC126660327 gene encoding uncharacterized protein LOC126660327 isoform X1 codes for MSAAMSGKIVQNVFLAQNRPNLYETQYCRRDCCPHYNTRNSLPFYGGKLAWTTTSLSSMQMNTLSYYQSGFVNRGTFSCNAASSTTAVPHLDKVDFLKLQNGSDVRGVAVAGVEGEPVTLTEPVTEAIASGFAAWLLEKKKADGPKQLRVSIGHDSRISAQTLQDAVSRGIAGAGQDVVQYGLASTPAMFNSTLTKAEECLCPVDGAIMITASHLPYNRNGFKFFTNAGGLGKADIKDILERAADIYQSLTDEGLKKSRQASASAKRVDYMEIYTSDLVKAVRKAAGNTEKPLEGFHIVVDAGNGAGGFFAAKVLEPLGAITSGSQFLEPDGLFPNHIPNPEDKEAMRAITKAVLENKADLGIIFDTDVDRSAAVDSIGREFNRNRLIALMSAIVLEEHPGTTIVTDSVTSDGLTTFIEKKLGGKHHRFKRGYKNVIDEAIRLNSVGEESHLAIETSGHGALKENNWLDDGAYLMVKLLNKLASARASGVGGGSKVLTDLVEGLQEPAVAVELRLKINQNHVDLKGGSFREYGEAILKHLENSVDTDPKLQKAPVNYEGIRVSGYGGWFLLRLSLHDPVLPLNIEGPSKEDALKLGLAVASAVKEFHALDTSALDKFIQPS; via the exons ATGTCTG CAGCAATGTCAGGGAAGATTGTTCAAAATGTTTTTCTAGCACAGAATAGACCGAACCTGTACGAGACCCAATACTGTCGAAGGGACTGTTGTCCCCATTATAACACCCGCAACTCACTTCCCTTCTATGGAGGGAAGTTAGCATGGACTACTACTAGCTTATCTTCCATGCAAATGAACACGTTATCCTATTACCAGAGTGGTTTTGTTAACCGAGGAACTTTTTCCTGCAATG CTGCTTCTTCTACAACGGCAGTTCCACACCTTGACAAAGTTGATTTTCTGAAGCTTCAGAATGGCAG TGATGTTCGAGGTGTAGCTGTCGCTGGCGTTGAGGGAGAACCTGTTACCTTGACCGAACCAGTAACAGAGGCAATAGCATCTGGCTTTGCGGCATGGTTATTGGAAAAGAAAAAGGCTGATGGTCCCAAACAGTTGAGAGTTTCTATTGGTCACGATTCCCGAATATCTGCACAAACTTTACAG GATGCTGTTTCTCGAGGTATTGCTGGTGCCGGCCAGGATGTTGTTCAATATGG ATTGGCATCTACCCCAGCAATGTTTAATAGCACACTCACTAAAGCCGAAGAATGTTTATGCCCAGTTGATGGAGCTATAATGATTACTG CTAGTCATCTTCCATACAACCGGAATGGTTTCAAATTCTTCACAAATGCTGGAGGGCTTGGGAAGGCCGATATTAAAGACATTTTAGAGCGTGCTGCAGATATATACCAGAGTCTTACAGATGAAGGTTTAAAGAAGTCGAGACAGGCTTCTGCATCTGCAAAGAGAGTTGACTACATGGAAATTTATACATCTGATCTTGTGAAGGCAGTCCGTAAAGCTGCAGGAAATACAG AGAAGCCATTGGAGGGGTTCCATATAGTTGTAGATGCAGGAAATGGAGCAGGAGGATTTTTTGCC GCAAAAGTTCTTGAACCTCTTGGGGCTATCACTTCTGGAAGTCAGTTCTTGGAACCAGATG GTTTGTTCCCCAATCATATTCCCAACCCAGAGGACAAGGAAGCAATGAGAGCTATCACTAAGGCAGTCCTTGAAAACAAGGCTGATCTGGGCATAATATTTGATACTGATGTTGATAG ATCTGCTGCTGTGGACTCCATTGGTCGCGAGTTCAACCGGAATCGTCTTATTGCTTTGATGTCAGCAATAGTTTTGGAGGAA CATCCAGGAACAACTATTGTGACAGACAGTGTGACTTCAGATGGGCTGACTacatttattgaaaaaaaactTG GGGGAAAGCACCATCGTTTCAAAAGAGGCTACAAAAATGTTATTGATGAAGCAATTCGCTTG AACTCGGTCGGTGAGGAGTCACATCTAGCTATTGAAACTAGTGGCCATGGAGCTCTCAAGGAAAACAACTGGCTAGATGACGGGGCCTACCTCATG GTCAAACTCTTAAATAAACTAGCTTCAGCCAGAGCTTCAGGAGTTGGCGGTGGTAGTAAAGTTTTGACCGATCTAGTGGAAGGTCTCCAGGAACCAGCAGTAGCTGTGGAGTTAAGACTGAAAATCAATCAGAATCATGTAGATCTTAAAGGAGG ATCTTTCCGGGAATATGGAGAGGCAATTCTAAAACACTTGGAGAACTCTGTGGATACAGACCCAAAGCTTCAAAAAGCTCCTGTTAACTACGAAGGG ATTCGAGTTTCTGGTTACGGTGGGTGGTTCCTTCTCAGACTATCACTCCATGATCCAGTTCTTCCACTTAATATTGAG GGACCTAGCAAAGAAGATGCTCTCAAACTTGGACTCGCTGTGGCTTCTGCTGTCAAGGAATTTCATGCTCTGGACACTTCTGCCTTGGACAAATTCATCCAGCCATCCTAG
- the LOC126660327 gene encoding uncharacterized protein LOC126660327 isoform X3, whose product MSGKIVQNVFLAQNRPNLYETQYCRRDCCPHYNTRNSLPFYGGKLAWTTTSLSSMQMNTLSYYQSGFVNRGTFSCNAASSTTAVPHLDKVDFLKLQNGSDVRGVAVAGVEGEPVTLTEPVTEAIASGFAAWLLEKKKADGPKQLRVSIGHDSRISAQTLQDAVSRGIAGAGQDVVQYGLASTPAMFNSTLTKAEECLCPVDGAIMITASHLPYNRNGFKFFTNAGGLGKADIKDILERAADIYQSLTDEGLKKSRQASASAKRVDYMEIYTSDLVKAVRKAAGNTEKPLEGFHIVVDAGNGAGGFFAAKVLEPLGAITSGSQFLEPDGLFPNHIPNPEDKEAMRAITKAVLENKADLGIIFDTDVDRSAAVDSIGREFNRNRLIALMSAIVLEEHPGTTIVTDSVTSDGLTTFIEKKLGGKHHRFKRGYKNVIDEAIRLNSVGEESHLAIETSGHGALKENNWLDDGAYLMVKLLNKLASARASGVGGGSKVLTDLVEGLQEPAVAVELRLKINQNHVDLKGGSFREYGEAILKHLENSVDTDPKLQKAPVNYEGIRVSGYGGWFLLRLSLHDPVLPLNIEGPSKEDALKLGLAVASAVKEFHALDTSALDKFIQPS is encoded by the exons ATGTCAGGGAAGATTGTTCAAAATGTTTTTCTAGCACAGAATAGACCGAACCTGTACGAGACCCAATACTGTCGAAGGGACTGTTGTCCCCATTATAACACCCGCAACTCACTTCCCTTCTATGGAGGGAAGTTAGCATGGACTACTACTAGCTTATCTTCCATGCAAATGAACACGTTATCCTATTACCAGAGTGGTTTTGTTAACCGAGGAACTTTTTCCTGCAATG CTGCTTCTTCTACAACGGCAGTTCCACACCTTGACAAAGTTGATTTTCTGAAGCTTCAGAATGGCAG TGATGTTCGAGGTGTAGCTGTCGCTGGCGTTGAGGGAGAACCTGTTACCTTGACCGAACCAGTAACAGAGGCAATAGCATCTGGCTTTGCGGCATGGTTATTGGAAAAGAAAAAGGCTGATGGTCCCAAACAGTTGAGAGTTTCTATTGGTCACGATTCCCGAATATCTGCACAAACTTTACAG GATGCTGTTTCTCGAGGTATTGCTGGTGCCGGCCAGGATGTTGTTCAATATGG ATTGGCATCTACCCCAGCAATGTTTAATAGCACACTCACTAAAGCCGAAGAATGTTTATGCCCAGTTGATGGAGCTATAATGATTACTG CTAGTCATCTTCCATACAACCGGAATGGTTTCAAATTCTTCACAAATGCTGGAGGGCTTGGGAAGGCCGATATTAAAGACATTTTAGAGCGTGCTGCAGATATATACCAGAGTCTTACAGATGAAGGTTTAAAGAAGTCGAGACAGGCTTCTGCATCTGCAAAGAGAGTTGACTACATGGAAATTTATACATCTGATCTTGTGAAGGCAGTCCGTAAAGCTGCAGGAAATACAG AGAAGCCATTGGAGGGGTTCCATATAGTTGTAGATGCAGGAAATGGAGCAGGAGGATTTTTTGCC GCAAAAGTTCTTGAACCTCTTGGGGCTATCACTTCTGGAAGTCAGTTCTTGGAACCAGATG GTTTGTTCCCCAATCATATTCCCAACCCAGAGGACAAGGAAGCAATGAGAGCTATCACTAAGGCAGTCCTTGAAAACAAGGCTGATCTGGGCATAATATTTGATACTGATGTTGATAG ATCTGCTGCTGTGGACTCCATTGGTCGCGAGTTCAACCGGAATCGTCTTATTGCTTTGATGTCAGCAATAGTTTTGGAGGAA CATCCAGGAACAACTATTGTGACAGACAGTGTGACTTCAGATGGGCTGACTacatttattgaaaaaaaactTG GGGGAAAGCACCATCGTTTCAAAAGAGGCTACAAAAATGTTATTGATGAAGCAATTCGCTTG AACTCGGTCGGTGAGGAGTCACATCTAGCTATTGAAACTAGTGGCCATGGAGCTCTCAAGGAAAACAACTGGCTAGATGACGGGGCCTACCTCATG GTCAAACTCTTAAATAAACTAGCTTCAGCCAGAGCTTCAGGAGTTGGCGGTGGTAGTAAAGTTTTGACCGATCTAGTGGAAGGTCTCCAGGAACCAGCAGTAGCTGTGGAGTTAAGACTGAAAATCAATCAGAATCATGTAGATCTTAAAGGAGG ATCTTTCCGGGAATATGGAGAGGCAATTCTAAAACACTTGGAGAACTCTGTGGATACAGACCCAAAGCTTCAAAAAGCTCCTGTTAACTACGAAGGG ATTCGAGTTTCTGGTTACGGTGGGTGGTTCCTTCTCAGACTATCACTCCATGATCCAGTTCTTCCACTTAATATTGAG GGACCTAGCAAAGAAGATGCTCTCAAACTTGGACTCGCTGTGGCTTCTGCTGTCAAGGAATTTCATGCTCTGGACACTTCTGCCTTGGACAAATTCATCCAGCCATCCTAG